A window of the Equus asinus isolate D_3611 breed Donkey chromosome 20, EquAss-T2T_v2, whole genome shotgun sequence genome harbors these coding sequences:
- the KCTD21 gene encoding BTB/POZ domain-containing protein KCTD21 codes for MSDPITLNVGGKLYTTSLATLTSFPDSMLGAMFSGKMPTKRDSQGNCFIDRDGKVFRYILNFLRTSHLDLPEDFQEMGLLRREADFYQVQPLIEALQEKEVELSKAEKNAMLNITLNQRVQTVHFTVREAPQIYSLSSSSMEVFNANIFSTSCLFLKLLGSKLFYCSNGNLSSITSHLQDPNHLTLDWVANVEGLPEEEYTKQNLKRLWVVPANKQINSFQVFVEEVLKIALSDGFCIDSSHPHALDFMNNKIIRLIRYR; via the coding sequence ATGTCTGACCCCATCACGCTGAACGTCGGGGGGAAGCTCTACACAACCTCCCTGGCAACCTTGACCAGCTTCCCCGACTCCATGCTGGGCGCCATGTTCAGTGGGAAGATGCCCACCAAAAGGGACAGCCAAGGCAACTGCTTCATTGACCGTGACGGCAAAGTATTCCGCTATATCCTCAACTTCCTGCGGACCTCCCACCTGGACTTGCCTGAGGACTTCCAGGAGATGGGCCTGCTCCGCAGGGAGGCCGACTTCTACCAGGTGCAGCCCCTGATTGAGGCCCTGCAGGAGAAGGAGGTGGAGCTCTCCAAGGCCGAGAAGAATGCCATGCTCAACATCACTCTGAACCAGCGTGTGCAGACGGTCCACTTCACCGTGCGTGAGGCACCCCAGATCTacagcctctcctcctccagcatggAGGTCTTCAACGCCAACATCTTCAGCACCTCTTGCCTCTTCCTCAAGCTCCTCGGCTCCAAGCTCTTCTACTGCTCCAATGGCAATCTCTCCTCCATCACCAGCCACTTGCAGGACCCCAACCACCTGACTCTGGACTGGGTGGCCAATGTGGAGGGCCTGCCAGAGGAGGAGTACACCAAGCAGAACCTCAAGAGGCTCTGGGTGGTGCCAGCCAACAAGCAGATCAACAGCTTCCAGGTCTTTGTGGAGGAGGTGCTGAAAATCGCTCTGAGTGATGGCTTCTGCATCGATTCTTCTCACCCACACGCTCTGGATTTTATGAACAATAAGATTATTCGATTAATACGGTACAGGTAA